From a single Shewanella donghaensis genomic region:
- a CDS encoding c-type cytochrome, whose protein sequence is MKKLALALSVFAAISTPAFAEGDVEAGKTKSVMCSACHGVDGNSIAPIWPKLAGQHASYLEKQLHDFQAAAKSGGKEGRNDPTMIGMSISLSEQDIKDVSAYYASQTLNVADVANVPSEGEALYKGGDMDRGITSCMACHGPDGKGGELAGFPSIGGQHADYVKIQLNKFRDTNRNNDLNGMMQDVAKKLSDSDIEVLSQYISSLK, encoded by the coding sequence ATGAAAAAGTTAGCCCTTGCGCTGTCTGTATTTGCCGCTATATCAACACCTGCCTTCGCTGAAGGTGATGTGGAAGCGGGTAAAACTAAATCAGTTATGTGTTCTGCCTGTCACGGTGTTGACGGTAACAGCATTGCTCCAATTTGGCCTAAACTGGCCGGACAGCACGCATCTTATCTAGAAAAACAATTACATGATTTCCAAGCGGCGGCTAAAAGCGGCGGCAAAGAAGGTCGTAATGATCCTACCATGATCGGTATGTCAATATCCTTATCTGAACAAGATATTAAGGATGTTTCTGCTTATTATGCCAGCCAAACATTAAATGTAGCAGATGTTGCTAATGTTCCTAGTGAAGGCGAAGCCCTTTATAAAGGTGGCGACATGGATCGTGGCATTACCTCGTGCATGGCTTGTCATGGACCAGATGGTAAAGGCGGCGAACTTGCTGGCTTCCCATCTATTGGTGGACAACACGCTGATTACGTGAAAATCCAACTGAATAAATTCCGCGATACAAATCGTAACAACGATTTAAACGGCATGATGCAAGATGTTGCTAAAAAGCTATCTGACAGTGATATTGAAGTATTATCTCAATACATTTCAAGCCTTAAGTAA
- the tdh gene encoding L-threonine 3-dehydrogenase: MKALSKLKPEEGIWMVDAPKPTMGHNDLLIKIRKTAICGTDVHIYNWDEWSQNTIPVPMVVGHEYVGEVVDIGQEVRGFTIGDRVSGEGHITCGHCRNCRGGRTHLCRNTSGVGVNREGAFAEYLVIPAFNAFKIPNDISDDLASIFDPFGNAVHTALSFDVVGEDVLITGAGPIGIMAAAVCKHVGARHVVITDVNEYRLDLARKMGATRAVNVATESLQDVMTELGMTEGFDVGLEMSGVPSAFHSMLDTMNHGGKIAMLGIPGGEMAIDWSKVIFKGLILKGIYGREMFETWYKMASLIQSGLDLSPIITHHFSVDDFQQGFDAMRSGQSGKVILNWD, translated from the coding sequence ATGAAAGCTCTAAGTAAATTAAAGCCTGAAGAAGGCATTTGGATGGTTGATGCGCCTAAGCCAACAATGGGCCATAACGATCTATTAATTAAAATCCGTAAAACCGCGATTTGCGGTACAGATGTGCATATCTACAACTGGGATGAATGGTCACAAAATACCATTCCTGTGCCTATGGTTGTTGGACATGAATATGTCGGTGAAGTTGTCGATATAGGTCAAGAAGTTCGCGGCTTTACTATCGGCGACCGCGTTTCAGGTGAAGGACACATCACTTGTGGTCATTGCCGAAACTGTCGTGGTGGTCGTACGCATTTATGTCGTAATACCTCAGGTGTTGGGGTAAATCGCGAAGGTGCCTTTGCTGAGTACTTAGTTATCCCAGCATTTAATGCATTCAAAATTCCTAACGATATTTCAGATGACCTAGCGTCTATTTTTGATCCATTTGGTAACGCTGTGCACACGGCATTATCTTTTGATGTAGTCGGTGAAGATGTACTGATTACAGGCGCAGGCCCTATTGGTATTATGGCTGCTGCTGTATGTAAGCACGTTGGCGCCCGCCATGTGGTGATCACTGATGTGAATGAATACCGTCTTGATCTAGCCCGTAAAATGGGCGCGACTCGCGCAGTAAACGTCGCTACTGAAAGCTTACAAGATGTGATGACCGAATTAGGCATGACTGAAGGTTTTGATGTTGGATTAGAAATGTCAGGCGTACCATCAGCATTCCATTCAATGCTTGATACCATGAATCACGGCGGCAAAATTGCCATGCTAGGTATTCCTGGCGGTGAAATGGCGATTGATTGGAGCAAAGTCATCTTTAAAGGCCTTATCTTAAAAGGCATTTACGGACGCGAAATGTTTGAAACCTGGTATAAAATGGCCAGCTTAATTCAATCTGGATTAGACTTGTCGCCAATTATCACTCATCACTTCAGCGTTGATGATTTCCAACAAGGCTTTGATGCCATGCGCTCAGGCCAATCAGGTAAAGTGATACTGAATTGGGATTAA
- the polA gene encoding DNA polymerase I gives MPTIPNNPLVLVDGSSYLYRAYYSPPHLTNSKGEATGAVYGVVNMLRSLMSRYSPSHIAVVFDAKGKTFRNDMYSEYKAQRPAMPDDLRTQIAPLHAIIHALGLPLICIPGVEADDVIGTIALKASKEGRATLISTGDKDMAQLVDEHVTLINTMTDTIMGPEEVTTKFGVGPELIIDLLAMMGDKADNIPGLPGVGEKTALAMLTGVGGVDKLIANPESVLDVTFRGSKTMPKKIIENKDMLQLSYDLATIKTDVEWEDNFESLATKPQNHDELVKLFGEMEFKRWLGEVLDNKSGFAVSGKTAEATEEVIASAAIDVEYETILTEAQLSQWIDKLSQAELIAVDTETTSLNYMEAKLVGISFAIESGKAAYLPLAHDYLDAPDQLSMEYALEQLKPILENDQLEKVGQNLKYDISIFANAGITLKGVRFDTMLESYVFNSVASRHDMDGLALKYLGHKNISFEEIAGKGAKQLTFNQIDLETASPYAAEDADITLRLHQHLWPRVEKEAGLKSVFNELELPLIQVLSDIERQGVLIDSMLLSQQSDELAKKIDDLETKAYEIADEKFNLSSPKQLQVLFFEKLGYPIIKKTPKGAPSTAEDVLVELALDYPLPKIILQHRSLSKLKSTYTDKLPLMVNAETGRVHTSYHQANAATGRLSSSEPNLQNIPIRTEEGRRIRQAFIAPEGRKVLAADYSQIELRIMAHLSQDKGLLTAFAENKDIHKATAAEVFGVHFEEVTTEQRRRAKAVNFGLIYGMSAFGLAKQLDIPRKEAQTYIDTYFARYPGVLKYMEDTRALAADVGYVETLYGRRLYLPDIKDRNAMRRQAAERAAINAPMQGTAADIIKKAMIKIANWISTDTQGEITMIMQVHDELVFEVDADKAEQLKLKVCALMAEAASIDVMLLAEAGMGDNWDEAH, from the coding sequence ATGCCAACAATCCCCAATAACCCACTCGTCCTTGTGGATGGTTCTTCTTACCTTTATCGCGCTTATTATTCACCGCCTCATTTAACCAATTCTAAAGGTGAAGCTACGGGTGCTGTTTACGGTGTAGTGAATATGCTGCGTAGTTTAATGAGCCGCTATAGCCCAAGTCATATTGCCGTGGTATTCGATGCAAAAGGCAAAACTTTCCGAAATGACATGTATAGCGAATATAAAGCACAGCGCCCAGCTATGCCTGATGACCTACGCACACAAATCGCACCACTTCATGCCATTATCCACGCTTTAGGTCTGCCACTCATTTGTATTCCTGGTGTTGAAGCTGATGATGTCATCGGCACCATTGCACTTAAAGCAAGTAAAGAAGGCCGTGCAACACTTATTAGCACTGGTGATAAGGATATGGCGCAACTTGTAGACGAACATGTCACACTCATTAATACCATGACCGATACCATTATGGGCCCAGAAGAAGTCACCACTAAATTTGGTGTAGGCCCTGAACTTATTATCGATTTATTGGCCATGATGGGCGATAAAGCCGATAACATTCCTGGCTTACCGGGTGTTGGCGAAAAAACGGCTTTAGCAATGCTAACGGGAGTGGGCGGTGTTGATAAGCTTATTGCCAACCCAGAAAGCGTATTAGATGTGACTTTCCGTGGTTCTAAAACCATGCCTAAAAAGATCATTGAAAATAAAGACATGCTCCAGTTATCTTATGATCTCGCCACCATTAAAACGGATGTTGAATGGGAAGATAACTTTGAGTCTTTAGCGACTAAACCCCAAAATCATGATGAACTGGTTAAGCTATTCGGTGAAATGGAGTTCAAACGCTGGTTAGGTGAAGTGCTGGATAATAAATCAGGCTTTGCGGTATCAGGTAAAACAGCAGAAGCAACTGAAGAAGTTATCGCATCTGCTGCAATTGATGTTGAATATGAAACAATCTTAACAGAAGCGCAGTTAAGCCAATGGATTGATAAATTATCACAAGCAGAGCTGATTGCTGTTGATACTGAAACCACCAGCCTAAATTACATGGAAGCTAAGCTAGTTGGCATTTCATTCGCTATTGAATCAGGAAAAGCGGCTTATCTGCCACTTGCCCACGACTATTTAGATGCACCAGATCAGCTATCAATGGAATATGCGCTTGAGCAATTAAAACCTATTTTAGAAAATGACCAACTTGAGAAAGTAGGTCAGAACCTAAAATACGATATCAGCATCTTTGCCAACGCCGGTATTACTTTAAAGGGCGTGCGCTTTGATACTATGCTTGAGTCTTACGTATTTAACTCGGTAGCATCACGTCATGATATGGATGGTTTAGCACTTAAGTATCTTGGTCATAAAAATATTAGCTTTGAAGAAATTGCCGGCAAAGGCGCTAAACAACTGACCTTCAACCAAATCGATTTAGAAACCGCTTCACCGTATGCGGCTGAAGATGCCGATATAACCTTACGTTTACATCAGCATTTATGGCCAAGAGTCGAAAAAGAAGCTGGACTTAAGTCTGTCTTTAATGAGCTTGAATTACCACTGATTCAAGTATTATCTGATATCGAACGCCAAGGTGTATTAATCGATAGTATGCTACTCAGTCAGCAAAGTGACGAGTTAGCAAAGAAGATTGATGATCTAGAAACGAAAGCCTATGAAATCGCTGATGAGAAGTTTAACTTAAGCTCTCCCAAGCAGTTACAAGTGCTATTCTTTGAAAAGCTCGGATACCCGATCATCAAAAAAACGCCAAAAGGTGCACCTTCAACAGCTGAAGATGTCTTAGTCGAACTTGCTTTAGACTACCCTTTACCAAAAATTATTTTACAACACCGCAGCCTGTCAAAATTAAAAAGCACCTATACCGATAAGTTACCTCTGATGGTTAATGCTGAAACCGGTCGAGTTCATACCAGCTATCATCAAGCGAATGCTGCCACCGGTCGTTTATCTTCAAGTGAACCTAACTTGCAGAATATCCCTATTAGAACCGAAGAAGGTCGCCGTATAAGACAAGCCTTTATAGCCCCAGAAGGCCGAAAGGTACTTGCTGCCGATTATTCGCAAATTGAATTACGCATCATGGCCCATTTATCACAAGATAAAGGTCTACTTACTGCTTTTGCTGAGAATAAAGATATTCATAAAGCCACAGCAGCTGAAGTTTTTGGGGTTCACTTTGAAGAAGTCACTACCGAGCAAAGACGCCGGGCTAAAGCCGTTAACTTTGGTTTGATTTATGGCATGTCAGCATTTGGTTTAGCCAAACAGCTTGATATCCCACGTAAAGAAGCTCAAACCTATATTGACACTTACTTTGCACGCTACCCAGGTGTGCTGAAGTATATGGAAGACACCCGAGCGCTAGCCGCTGATGTGGGTTATGTTGAAACCTTATATGGCAGAAGACTGTATTTACCTGATATCAAAGATAGAAACGCTATGCGTCGTCAAGCAGCTGAACGAGCAGCGATTAATGCACCAATGCAAGGTACTGCTGCTGACATCATCAAAAAAGCGATGATTAAAATAGCAAATTGGATTAGTACTGACACTCAAGGTGAAATCACCATGATCATGCAGGTACACGATGAATTAGTTTTCGAAGTTGATGCAGATAAAGCAGAACAACTGAAATTAAAAGTCTGTGCACTCATGGCTGAAGCCGCTTCAATCGACGTCATGTTACTCGCTGAAGCTGGTATGGGCGACAACTGGGATGAAGCTCACTAA
- the yihI gene encoding Der GTPase-activating protein YihI: protein MARSKKSRKGGETGPKQAPRVKKADRSVVSGKKKDSGRKSGSRHNEALIEKESPHVKTQKNNDPRHGSKKPVALSIAPAKEVKVAAAVAKVKQPKLTDEEKLLKLEEDPRFNSLLDLLEEGKDLSADDQKWLDAQLSKIESLMEKLGISDAEELPVSPAPSKSKKSVSDDDLYERFESGADLLKDYQP, encoded by the coding sequence ATGGCTCGTAGTAAAAAATCGCGCAAGGGCGGCGAAACAGGCCCTAAACAAGCACCAAGAGTTAAAAAGGCCGATCGCAGTGTTGTTAGCGGTAAGAAAAAGGATTCTGGTCGTAAATCTGGTAGTCGCCACAACGAGGCCTTAATTGAAAAAGAATCGCCTCATGTGAAAACCCAAAAGAACAATGACCCTCGTCATGGCAGTAAGAAGCCGGTTGCTCTATCAATTGCACCAGCTAAAGAAGTAAAAGTTGCTGCAGCGGTCGCTAAAGTTAAACAACCAAAGCTAACCGACGAAGAAAAACTATTGAAGCTTGAAGAAGACCCAAGATTTAATAGCCTGCTTGATTTGTTAGAAGAAGGCAAAGACCTCTCTGCTGACGATCAAAAATGGTTAGATGCTCAATTATCTAAAATTGAATCATTAATGGAAAAACTTGGAATTTCAGATGCAGAAGAATTACCTGTATCGCCAGCTCCAAGTAAGAGTAAAAAGTCCGTTTCTGATGATGACTTATATGAACGCTTTGAATCTGGCGCTGACCTTTTAAAAGACTACCAGCCATAA
- a CDS encoding methyltransferase domain-containing protein translates to MIKCPLCSQTAEFFIQDKKRAFYSCSQCSLVFANPQSHLMPAAQLQRYGRANKAAKQKQLVQFIEPLLSQISAQQSGSLVGLNFGRVMDRVSLDKIELAGHHLYQYDPFAKTDQQLFKQQYDFICCYRVLEHFQQPAKEWQLLSKLLKPDGWLAINTSLLTDLNNFSKWHFKNNPTHVSFYRQQTFEYLAQHSEFKLLFAAKELVLMQKSSKSGIKRILI, encoded by the coding sequence ATGATAAAATGTCCGTTGTGCAGTCAAACTGCTGAATTTTTTATACAAGATAAGAAAAGAGCCTTCTATAGCTGTAGTCAATGTAGCCTTGTTTTTGCGAATCCTCAATCTCATTTAATGCCAGCGGCTCAACTTCAGCGATATGGACGAGCAAATAAAGCAGCAAAGCAAAAACAGTTAGTGCAATTCATTGAACCTTTGCTATCTCAAATATCTGCTCAGCAAAGTGGTTCATTAGTCGGGCTCAATTTCGGCAGAGTAATGGACAGAGTAAGTTTAGATAAAATCGAGCTTGCTGGTCATCATTTATATCAATACGACCCATTTGCAAAAACAGATCAACAGTTATTTAAACAGCAATATGATTTCATTTGTTGCTATCGAGTACTTGAACATTTCCAGCAACCCGCTAAAGAATGGCAATTATTATCAAAGTTACTAAAACCAGATGGTTGGTTAGCGATAAACACCTCCTTATTAACTGATTTAAATAACTTTTCTAAATGGCATTTTAAAAACAACCCGACACACGTGAGCTTTTATCGACAACAAACTTTCGAGTATTTGGCACAACACAGCGAATTTAAGCTATTATTTGCAGCAAAAGAGCTCGTATTGATGCAAAAATCATCAAAGTCTGGTATAAAGCGCATCCTTATTTAG
- the glpE gene encoding thiosulfate sulfurtransferase GlpE, translating into MSAFKHLSINELIHMQEDTSDVQIVDIRDAASFATGNIEGSVHLTNENISHFIADADMDKALVVVCYHGVSSQGAAGYLIEQGFDDVYSLDGGYTAWSSAHA; encoded by the coding sequence ATGTCAGCGTTTAAGCACTTATCGATTAACGAACTTATTCACATGCAAGAAGACACGAGTGATGTTCAAATTGTCGATATACGTGATGCAGCGAGTTTTGCAACGGGTAATATTGAAGGCTCAGTGCATCTTACCAATGAAAATATCTCTCACTTTATTGCTGATGCCGATATGGACAAAGCATTGGTTGTTGTTTGCTATCATGGCGTGAGTAGTCAAGGTGCTGCTGGTTACCTTATTGAACAAGGTTTTGATGACGTTTATAGTCTTGATGGTGGTTATACCGCTTGGAGTTCTGCTCACGCATGA
- the yihA gene encoding ribosome biogenesis GTP-binding protein YihA/YsxC, translating to MSETRIDFRKTKFLISAPDIAHLNEYLPGDTGVEIAFAGRSNAGKSSALNALTDQKGLARTSKTPGRTQLINVFELEENRRLVDLPGYGFAKVPLALKNKWQKALGEYLQERACLSGVVVLMDIRHPLKDLDLQMIEWAVMSEIPVLALLTKSDKLAQNVKMKTVNAVRKELAEYGDWVKVEPFSSTKGTGKPKVLGILNEWCNPSWLVEAEKAALESSEEE from the coding sequence GTGTCAGAAACGCGTATAGATTTTCGAAAAACCAAGTTTTTAATTAGTGCACCAGACATTGCGCACTTAAATGAGTATTTACCTGGTGATACCGGAGTAGAAATAGCGTTTGCTGGCCGCTCCAATGCAGGTAAATCAAGTGCACTGAATGCATTAACAGATCAAAAAGGCTTAGCAAGAACCAGTAAAACCCCTGGTCGTACTCAACTTATTAACGTTTTTGAGCTTGAAGAAAACCGTCGTTTAGTTGATTTACCTGGCTACGGTTTTGCGAAAGTGCCATTAGCATTGAAAAACAAATGGCAAAAGGCGTTGGGCGAATACTTGCAAGAACGCGCCTGTTTAAGCGGCGTTGTTGTGTTGATGGATATTCGTCATCCACTTAAAGATCTCGATTTACAAATGATTGAGTGGGCTGTTATGAGTGAAATTCCAGTTTTAGCTTTGCTCACTAAGTCAGATAAACTCGCGCAAAACGTGAAAATGAAGACCGTTAACGCTGTGCGTAAAGAGCTTGCTGAGTATGGTGATTGGGTTAAAGTTGAACCTTTCTCTTCTACCAAAGGCACTGGAAAACCTAAAGTATTGGGTATCTTAAATGAATGGTGTAACCCAAGCTGGTTAGTTGAAGCTGAGAAAGCGGCACTAGAGTCGTCCGAAGAAGAGTAA
- a CDS encoding DUF2489 domain-containing protein, protein MSSIVIVAAIIIVLLLACYAAYLLLQVKKQQKASLEADKQRTVEARAKKQQVLDDIKYIATAMLEDRCEPSEGVMRIAKLFETLSMSEAMVIEFPHIFEHYGCIKDHPIKDARSALPKQQRMRLDLARMKSEAKLEQSLLADAEKLKQFHFMH, encoded by the coding sequence GTGTCTAGCATTGTTATTGTTGCCGCTATCATCATTGTGTTACTTCTCGCTTGTTATGCAGCCTACTTGTTATTACAAGTAAAGAAACAACAAAAAGCATCATTAGAAGCGGATAAGCAGCGCACAGTAGAAGCTAGAGCGAAGAAACAGCAAGTGTTAGATGATATCAAGTATATCGCAACAGCAATGCTTGAAGACCGCTGTGAGCCCTCTGAAGGGGTCATGCGAATCGCTAAGTTATTTGAGACATTATCGATGTCTGAAGCCATGGTAATAGAGTTCCCACATATTTTTGAACATTATGGCTGCATCAAAGATCACCCGATAAAAGATGCACGCAGCGCGTTACCTAAACAGCAGCGAATGAGATTAGACTTAGCCAGAATGAAGTCAGAAGCAAAATTAGAACAAAGCTTGCTTGCAGACGCAGAGAAATTGAAACAATTCCATTTCATGCATTAA
- a CDS encoding glycine C-acetyltransferase translates to MASTSFYDRINQQLVDVKAEGLYKSERIITSAQQTSINVNSEEVINFCANNYLGLANHPELINAAKNGLNSHGFGMASVRFICGTQNIHKQLENSLSSFLGMEDTILYSSCFDANAGLFETLLGAEDAIVSDALNHASIIDGVRLCKAKRFRYANNDMADLETQLIAAQAAGARNILIATDGVFSMDGVIANLAGVCDLADKYGALVMVDDSHAVGFVGENGRGTHEFCQVMDRVDIITGTLGKALGGASGGFTSAKKEVVDWLRQRSRPYLFSNSLAPSIVSASIHVLEMLKTGQALREAVWENSRYFREKMTEAGFTLGGADHAIIPVMIGDAKLAGDFSNRLLAENIYVVGFSFPVVPKGQARIRTQMSAAHTKAQIDKAIEAFTRIGKEMGII, encoded by the coding sequence GTGGCCTCTACCTCATTTTACGACCGCATAAATCAACAACTTGTCGATGTTAAAGCTGAAGGCTTGTATAAGAGTGAACGTATCATTACTTCTGCTCAGCAAACCTCGATCAATGTAAATAGTGAAGAAGTCATTAACTTCTGTGCTAATAACTATTTAGGTTTAGCCAATCACCCTGAATTAATTAATGCCGCCAAGAATGGTTTAAACAGCCATGGTTTTGGTATGGCATCAGTTCGTTTTATCTGTGGTACTCAAAACATTCATAAACAATTAGAGAACAGCCTAAGTTCATTTTTAGGTATGGAAGATACCATTCTTTACTCTTCATGTTTTGATGCCAATGCAGGTTTATTCGAAACCTTATTAGGTGCCGAAGACGCTATCGTGTCAGATGCACTAAACCATGCCTCAATCATTGACGGTGTGCGTTTATGTAAAGCAAAACGTTTTCGCTATGCCAACAATGATATGGCCGATCTTGAAACACAGCTGATTGCTGCACAAGCTGCGGGCGCACGTAATATCCTTATCGCCACAGATGGCGTGTTCTCAATGGATGGCGTTATTGCCAACTTAGCTGGCGTATGTGATTTAGCTGACAAGTATGGCGCACTCGTGATGGTTGATGACTCTCACGCTGTGGGTTTTGTCGGCGAGAATGGCCGCGGTACCCATGAGTTCTGCCAAGTCATGGATCGCGTTGATATTATCACCGGTACGTTAGGCAAAGCCTTAGGCGGCGCTTCAGGTGGTTTCACTTCAGCTAAAAAAGAAGTTGTTGACTGGTTGCGTCAGCGTTCACGTCCTTACTTATTTTCAAACTCTTTAGCACCTTCAATCGTGAGTGCATCAATACACGTATTAGAAATGCTAAAAACAGGTCAAGCACTGCGTGAAGCCGTTTGGGAAAATAGCCGTTACTTCCGAGAGAAAATGACTGAAGCTGGCTTTACTTTAGGTGGAGCGGATCACGCAATCATCCCAGTAATGATTGGTGATGCGAAATTAGCAGGTGATTTCTCAAACCGTCTATTAGCTGAAAACATCTATGTTGTCGGTTTCTCATTCCCTGTGGTGCCAAAAGGGCAAGCCCGTATTCGTACCCAGATGTCAGCGGCTCACACCAAAGCGCAAATTGATAAAGCAATCGAAGCCTTTACCCGTATAGGTAAAGAAATGGGCATCATCTAG
- the elbB gene encoding isoprenoid biosynthesis glyoxalase ElbB — protein sequence MKNIAVLLSGCGVYDGAEIQESVLTLLALSKADVNYHCFAPNINQLHVVNHLTGEVEVDAKRNVLEESARIARGDISDVTALDIEEYDGLIVPGGFGAAKNLCDFAIAGSDSVIQADVARFLQEFALTNKPVGFMCIAPIMLPLIYKNRPKGTMGNDVGTAQAFNEMGGEHIEAACEDIVIDIGNRVVTTPAYMLATSIVEANIGIEKLVAEVIAMS from the coding sequence ATGAAAAATATTGCTGTTTTACTTAGCGGTTGTGGTGTTTATGATGGCGCAGAAATTCAGGAGTCAGTATTAACCTTATTAGCACTATCCAAGGCTGACGTAAATTATCATTGTTTTGCACCGAATATTAATCAACTGCATGTGGTGAATCATTTGACCGGTGAAGTGGAGGTGGATGCTAAACGTAATGTGTTAGAGGAATCTGCCCGTATTGCCCGTGGTGACATCAGTGATGTTACTGCTCTCGATATTGAAGAATATGATGGATTGATTGTTCCTGGTGGTTTTGGCGCCGCGAAAAACTTATGTGATTTTGCGATTGCAGGAAGTGATAGCGTGATTCAGGCTGATGTAGCCAGATTTCTTCAAGAATTTGCGCTGACGAACAAACCTGTTGGCTTTATGTGTATAGCGCCGATAATGCTACCGCTTATTTATAAAAATCGACCTAAAGGGACGATGGGTAATGATGTGGGTACGGCTCAGGCTTTTAATGAAATGGGCGGTGAACATATTGAGGCAGCATGCGAAGATATTGTGATTGATATAGGAAATCGAGTTGTTACCACGCCCGCCTATATGTTGGCGACCTCAATAGTTGAGGCTAATATAGGCATTGAAAAGCTTGTTGCTGAAGTTATTGCTATGAGCTAA
- the glpG gene encoding rhomboid family intramembrane serine protease GlpG, which translates to MIEIGQLPNARAAQAFIDYLKGLDIECYPVVIESGVSLVIYQQSQAEQAKYEFEQFRQNPYQKKYLEASWDNGTTQAKLDYGSSSLGLIQQFITGAGPLTLITFFVCVAVYAGMNLGFANEIFSQLSFFGAVPQSDISQIWRVFTPSLMHFSLMHVAFNLLWWWYLGGKIETKLGSKPLIIILIVAGCLPSIVQYMMTGPNFGGLSGVVYAVVGYTWIMGQRQPQAGIGLPNSYMGFMMVWLVLGFTDILGMPIANGAHIGGLLVGLAQGMFDSRKTNK; encoded by the coding sequence ATGATAGAAATCGGCCAATTACCTAACGCTCGCGCAGCACAAGCATTCATAGATTATTTAAAAGGTCTTGATATTGAATGCTACCCCGTTGTTATAGAATCGGGCGTATCTTTGGTCATTTATCAGCAATCTCAGGCAGAGCAAGCCAAATATGAATTCGAACAGTTTAGACAAAACCCTTATCAGAAAAAATATTTAGAAGCCTCTTGGGATAATGGTACCACTCAAGCGAAGTTAGACTATGGTTCATCTTCACTAGGGCTTATTCAACAGTTTATCACTGGAGCAGGACCACTAACGCTAATCACATTTTTCGTTTGTGTTGCCGTATATGCAGGGATGAATCTGGGTTTTGCCAATGAAATTTTTAGCCAATTATCCTTTTTCGGTGCTGTGCCACAAAGTGATATAAGCCAAATTTGGCGAGTATTCACCCCCAGTTTAATGCATTTTTCATTAATGCATGTCGCCTTCAATTTATTGTGGTGGTGGTACTTAGGTGGAAAAATAGAAACTAAGCTTGGTAGTAAGCCGTTAATAATAATACTGATAGTCGCAGGCTGTTTACCCAGCATCGTGCAATATATGATGACAGGACCTAACTTTGGTGGATTATCTGGCGTAGTTTATGCCGTAGTGGGCTACACCTGGATTATGGGGCAACGCCAACCACAAGCTGGCATCGGCTTACCAAACAGTTACATGGGCTTTATGATGGTCTGGTTGGTGTTGGGCTTCACTGACATACTTGGGATGCCTATCGCTAATGGAGCCCATATAGGTGGCTTACTGGTTGGCTTAGCGCAAGGCATGTTCGATAGCCGCAAAACTAATAAATAG